CTGCTGCGCCGCCGCTACGCCGAGGTCGCCGACCTGATCCCGATCGTCCGCGAACGCGCGAACGACCGCGCCGGCAACCTGTCCGGCGGCCAGCGCCGCATGGTCGAGATCGCGCGGTGCCTGATGCTGAGCCCGTCCCTCGTCCTGCTCGACGAGCCGTCGCTCGGTCTCGACCCGAAGAGCCTCGCGTCGGTCGCCGAGCTGATCCGCTCGACCAACGAGCGCGGCGCCACGATCCTGCTGATCGAGCAGAACGTCAGGCTGGGCCTCGGCATCGCCAGCCACGGTGTGGTGATGGAGGGCGGCCGCACCCGCCTCGCCGGCACGTCGAAGGAGATCCTCGACCACCCCGAGATCGGCCAGCTCTTCCTCGGCGGCGCGGTCTCGTCCTAGGA
The sequence above is drawn from the Streptosporangiales bacterium genome and encodes:
- a CDS encoding ATP-binding cassette domain-containing protein, encoding MSKLALRDVYAGYGGGDVLQALDLDVAEGSVTCIVGPNGAGKSTVLRVISAILRPRQGSVLLDGEPLDGLDSAAVLRRGVVQVPQSRALFPRMSVHENVLMGGYVIRGDRQLLRRRYAEVADLIPIVRERANDRAGNLSGGQRRMVEIARCLMLSPSLVLLDEPSLGLDPKSLASVAELIRSTNERGATILLIEQNVRLGLGIASHGVVMEGGRTRLAGTSKEILDHPEIGQLFLGGAVSS